A genomic region of Chitinimonas arctica contains the following coding sequences:
- a CDS encoding type VI secretion system-associated FHA domain protein — MNSTPSTLRLTVLSHCEVVPIEALGALFDRSGGTLGRAPENRLVLADESQTVSRLQGRIEYREDAFYLNDLGNNRIEHNQRPLEFGIAARLHHGDRLRIGPYHLEVGLEGGAGVAGGVQTAAANGYQGLDTLASFLPLAEEIPLGSPTLRLIEADPLLTMPVATDGPAFAGSISDHVAPERLPLGGASHIFPDGYDPAAGLSRPGQPLPVGPLARSPALFETGPDTALTAAATQATEILARLLHGLGLPELALEQAEAPHFAERVGRLLRSAVEAALENPSPSRLGRSTSLQADAGVTLRQCLCEPADDSRPDGGVLVEALAAGNARQHDKIASLQAALCDVLLRLAPTRIQREAGAALPWQRSAKSWGEFDKQYQAVVLEYQRLCLLTAPQEV; from the coding sequence ATGAATTCCACTCCCTCCACCCTGCGCCTGACCGTGCTCAGCCATTGCGAAGTGGTGCCCATCGAGGCCCTCGGCGCGCTTTTCGATCGCAGCGGCGGTACGCTGGGCCGTGCGCCGGAAAACAGGCTGGTGCTGGCCGACGAATCGCAAACCGTCTCGCGCCTGCAAGGCCGCATCGAATACCGGGAAGATGCCTTCTATCTCAACGACCTGGGCAACAACCGGATCGAGCACAATCAGCGCCCATTGGAATTCGGTATCGCGGCACGGCTGCACCATGGCGACCGCTTGCGGATCGGTCCCTACCATCTGGAAGTCGGGCTGGAAGGTGGGGCCGGTGTGGCGGGCGGCGTCCAGACTGCTGCAGCAAATGGATACCAGGGACTGGATACCTTGGCCAGCTTTTTACCGCTGGCCGAGGAAATCCCGCTGGGATCACCCACGCTGCGCCTGATCGAAGCGGATCCCTTGCTGACAATGCCGGTGGCCACCGACGGCCCGGCTTTCGCCGGTTCCATCAGCGACCACGTTGCGCCGGAACGCCTGCCCCTGGGTGGGGCGAGCCATATTTTCCCCGACGGCTACGATCCGGCCGCCGGCCTCAGCCGGCCGGGCCAGCCGCTGCCGGTTGGTCCGCTTGCCCGGTCGCCCGCCTTGTTCGAAACGGGACCTGACACAGCCTTGACCGCCGCCGCAACCCAGGCGACGGAAATCCTGGCTCGGTTGCTACACGGCCTGGGCCTGCCTGAACTCGCGCTGGAACAGGCGGAGGCACCGCATTTCGCCGAACGGGTCGGCCGGCTTTTGCGCTCGGCGGTCGAAGCCGCCTTGGAAAATCCGTCGCCGTCCCGGCTCGGTCGCAGCACGTCGCTACAGGCCGATGCCGGAGTGACTTTGCGCCAATGCCTGTGCGAACCGGCGGATGACAGCCGGCCGGACGGCGGCGTGCTGGTCGAGGCCTTGGCCGCCGGAAATGCACGCCAACACGACAAGATCGCCAGCCTGCAGGCCGCCCTCTGCGACGTATTGCTGCGGCTCGCACCCACACGTATCCAACGCGAGGCAGGCGCGGCGCTGCCATGGCAGCGTTCGGCCAAATCCTGGGGGGAATTCGACAAGCAGTACCAAGCCGTGGTGCTGGAATATCAACGGCTCTGCCTGCTGACCGCGCCGCAGGAGGTATAG
- the tssG gene encoding type VI secretion system baseplate subunit TssG — MSATVNRAEHLADRLEKSSHRFDFYQAMRLLERAHRDKPRLGQSFRPADDALRLGQDAELCFQSTPLGPYRRAGERPARLAVNLLGLLGADGPMPLHLTEYVRERQHHAGDHTLAAFLDIFHHRILSLLYRSWASSQPVISRDRPDDDRFADYLGSLSGQSARASLPDAARQCAHEQDHLHFTGLLAGKTRHAAGLALLLSQYFGLPVAIEQFVGQWLALPAKAHTRLGARGGSSTLGKGCVLGKKVWDCQHKFRIVIGPLDQADYDRLLPGGASFSRLQAWVRQYVGHALDWDVELRLKPAAIKGTRLGDGAGMGLGTWLAAGSAKESARRLLIKPRGGPG, encoded by the coding sequence ATGTCAGCTACTGTGAATCGCGCCGAGCATTTGGCCGATCGCCTGGAAAAATCCTCGCACCGCTTCGACTTCTACCAGGCGATGCGTCTGCTGGAGCGCGCCCACCGCGACAAGCCGAGGCTGGGCCAGTCCTTCCGTCCCGCCGACGATGCGCTGCGGCTGGGGCAGGATGCCGAACTGTGCTTCCAGTCCACCCCCTTGGGGCCGTACCGGCGCGCCGGCGAGCGGCCGGCCCGGCTGGCGGTCAATCTGCTGGGTCTGCTGGGTGCGGACGGCCCGATGCCCTTGCACCTGACCGAGTACGTGCGCGAGCGGCAGCATCACGCCGGCGATCACACGCTGGCAGCCTTTCTGGACATCTTCCACCACCGCATCCTCAGCCTGCTTTATCGGAGCTGGGCCAGCAGCCAGCCGGTGATCAGCCGCGACCGGCCCGACGACGATCGCTTCGCCGACTACCTGGGCAGCTTGTCCGGTCAAAGCGCAAGGGCATCGCTGCCGGATGCGGCGCGGCAATGCGCGCACGAGCAGGACCACCTGCATTTTACCGGATTGCTGGCCGGCAAGACCCGCCATGCCGCCGGCCTGGCGCTGCTGCTCTCGCAATACTTCGGCCTGCCCGTGGCCATCGAGCAATTCGTCGGGCAATGGCTGGCGTTGCCGGCCAAGGCTCATACCCGGCTGGGCGCCAGGGGCGGCTCGTCCACCCTGGGCAAGGGCTGCGTGCTGGGTAAGAAGGTGTGGGATTGCCAGCACAAATTCCGCATCGTGATCGGTCCCCTGGACCAGGCCGACTACGACCGCCTGTTGCCGGGCGGCGCCAGCTTTTCACGTCTACAAGCCTGGGTACGCCAGTACGTGGGGCACGCACTGGATTGGGATGTGGAATTGCGGCTCAAGCCGGCGGCGATCAAGGGGACGCGTTTGGGGGACGGGGCCGGCATGGGTCTGGGGACCTGGCTGGCGGCGGGTAGCGCAAAGGAAAGCGCCAGGCGGCTATTGATCAAACCGCGTGGCGGACCAGGATAA
- a CDS encoding type VI secretion system Vgr family protein, with the protein MTTSLFTQKNRQLAVKGPLAADTLLLLRMQGEEALGRLSEYRLDLLGTDADLDFDALLGQDMSVTLALAGGGERQFNGIVSEFGLGAALPQSDRLLSYQAVLRPRLWLLTRASHCRFFSGKTVLQIVLDLLERDYHIDVDNQCSASYPVLPHCAQYRESDFDFFSRLIEREGIYYFFRHAGGKHTLVLADSPQVHTAIPGYGQVDYKPWGAQLCEAIRQWRGGRQLQAGRFSSNAFDFEAPSKSGQQGLLARAKLPQAGELEQQDCPAPYTDAAQGERYARIALQAHKVLSQRIEAETNARGVCPGGLFRLNGHPRADQNRQYLVISASYTLHSDAYATVLETDAKPVFACTMNLIGHDVGFCSQPLTTKPSLTGPQTAMVVGPEGEEIHTDQYGRVMLQFHWEQFSPAPADKRLQRCWVRVAQGWAGKRWGSLFLPRVGQEVIVEFLDGDPDQPIVAGSVYNAANMPPYALPAKAAISTIKTASSKGGGGFNELRFNDAKGSEQLFIRAEKDWESYVKHDALTWVGRDQHLQVEGKQFVKVGGAMHTLVGGDHNQKVDGSVSLQTGKDLLQKAGMNFAVDSGMAVHIKAGTNLVIEAGASITLKAGGGSIVIGPASVSITGTPVLLNAGGGAGAGAGCSPTAPTAPLKADDGSKELA; encoded by the coding sequence GTGACGACATCCTTGTTTACCCAGAAAAACCGCCAACTTGCCGTCAAGGGCCCGCTTGCCGCCGATACCCTGCTGCTTTTGCGCATGCAGGGCGAAGAAGCGCTCGGACGGTTGAGCGAGTACCGCCTGGATTTGCTCGGCACCGATGCCGATCTCGATTTCGACGCGCTGCTCGGCCAGGACATGTCGGTGACCTTGGCGCTGGCCGGCGGCGGCGAACGCCAGTTCAATGGCATCGTCAGCGAGTTCGGCCTGGGCGCCGCCTTGCCGCAATCGGACCGGCTGTTGTCCTACCAGGCGGTATTGCGGCCCCGGTTATGGCTACTGACGCGTGCTTCGCACTGCCGCTTCTTTTCCGGCAAGACCGTGTTGCAGATCGTATTGGATCTGCTTGAGCGGGACTATCACATCGATGTCGATAACCAGTGCTCCGCCAGCTATCCGGTATTGCCGCATTGCGCCCAGTATCGGGAAAGCGACTTCGATTTCTTCAGCCGCCTGATCGAACGCGAAGGGATCTATTACTTCTTCCGCCATGCCGGCGGCAAACATACCCTGGTGCTGGCGGATTCGCCCCAGGTGCACACCGCCATCCCCGGCTATGGCCAGGTCGATTACAAACCCTGGGGCGCGCAGTTGTGCGAAGCCATTCGGCAATGGCGTGGCGGCAGACAATTGCAGGCCGGCCGCTTCAGCAGCAATGCCTTTGATTTTGAGGCGCCGTCCAAGAGCGGCCAGCAAGGTCTGCTGGCGCGGGCGAAGTTGCCGCAAGCGGGCGAGCTGGAGCAACAGGATTGTCCCGCGCCCTATACCGATGCCGCCCAGGGCGAGCGCTATGCGCGTATTGCCTTGCAGGCGCACAAGGTGCTGAGCCAGCGCATCGAGGCCGAGACCAATGCGCGCGGCGTCTGTCCGGGCGGCCTGTTCCGCTTGAACGGCCATCCGCGTGCCGACCAGAACCGGCAATATCTGGTGATATCGGCCAGCTATACCCTCCATTCCGACGCTTACGCCACGGTGCTCGAAACCGATGCCAAGCCGGTCTTTGCCTGCACCATGAATTTGATCGGGCACGATGTCGGCTTCTGTTCGCAGCCGCTGACGACAAAACCCAGCCTGACGGGGCCGCAGACCGCCATGGTGGTGGGGCCGGAAGGCGAAGAGATCCATACCGACCAATACGGCCGGGTCATGCTGCAATTCCACTGGGAGCAGTTTTCGCCGGCCCCGGCCGACAAGCGCTTGCAACGCTGCTGGGTACGGGTGGCGCAGGGCTGGGCCGGCAAGCGCTGGGGCAGCCTGTTCCTGCCGCGCGTGGGGCAGGAAGTGATCGTCGAATTTCTCGATGGCGATCCGGATCAACCCATCGTCGCCGGCAGCGTCTACAACGCCGCCAATATGCCGCCCTATGCGCTGCCGGCCAAGGCGGCCATTTCCACCATCAAGACCGCCTCGTCCAAGGGGGGCGGCGGCTTCAACGAGCTGCGCTTCAATGATGCCAAGGGCAGCGAGCAGCTGTTTATCCGGGCCGAAAAGGATTGGGAAAGCTACGTCAAGCACGATGCCCTGACCTGGGTGGGCCGCGACCAGCATCTGCAGGTGGAGGGCAAGCAGTTCGTCAAGGTGGGCGGCGCCATGCATACCCTGGTGGGCGGCGATCATAACCAGAAGGTGGATGGCAGCGTCTCGCTGCAAACCGGCAAGGACCTGCTGCAGAAAGCCGGTATGAATTTCGCCGTGGACAGCGGCATGGCCGTCCATATCAAGGCCGGCACCAACCTGGTGATCGAAGCCGGCGCCAGCATCACCCTCAAGGCCGGTGGCGGCTCCATCGTGATCGGACCGGCCAGCGTATCCATTACCGGCACGCCGGTCTTGCTCAATGCCGGCGGTGGCGCCGGCGCGGGCGCCGGTTGTTCCCCCACCGCGCCGACCGCGCCGCTGAAGGCGGACGACGGCAGCAAGGAGCTAGCATGA
- a CDS encoding DUF4280 domain-containing protein, producing the protein MSNQVANGAMLKCSFGAAPSSLVVLPLAQVIAETGPAATIMDSKPMVNILPFGMCNSPANPMVAAATAAAMGALTPMPCVPVTPAPWLPGKPTVIIGQFPALDNASKCLCNWGGMIAINMAGTTQTQLP; encoded by the coding sequence GTGTCCAATCAAGTCGCCAACGGCGCCATGCTCAAATGCAGTTTTGGCGCGGCCCCATCGAGCCTGGTGGTGCTGCCGCTCGCCCAGGTCATCGCCGAGACCGGCCCGGCCGCGACCATCATGGACTCCAAGCCCATGGTCAATATCCTGCCCTTCGGCATGTGCAACTCGCCGGCCAATCCCATGGTGGCGGCGGCCACGGCGGCCGCCATGGGGGCATTGACGCCCATGCCGTGCGTACCGGTGACGCCCGCGCCGTGGCTGCCCGGCAAACCGACCGTGATCATCGGCCAATTCCCGGCGCTCGATAACGCATCCAAATGCCTGTGCAACTGGGGCGGCATGATCGCCATCAATATGGCCGGCACCACCCAGACCCAACTACCGTGA
- the tssL gene encoding type VI secretion system protein TssL, long form: MLNQTVAEQRFAPEGAEAAAIPAPFEANSLAYEYAELAAIQLGGLNPLVRAAQPLLQLVPLLRLTMTPPTMEALRGQLMEMTKTFVADCQQQRIAVELLATARYCLCTLLDEVISATPWGGGGAWASRSLLVTFHGEAAGGEQFFKLLQRLAQDPKSNIDGLELCYLILALGLQGRYRLVEGGRGELEQLRAWLRQLIRGQRGVPEAELSPQWRGVVDRRSPLLRMKPLWLTLGLATLAVVLLYGGLRWRLESGNDTLLAELQQIGLETPRKPVVAKPLLELRLAQLLAPEIAARLLSVQEGGDRSVVTLFGDGLFASGSAEVQPAYRPLLGRLTEALRTVPGRVVIAGHTDDRKLTSNRFGSNWQLSQARADAVLAILRQAGQPERFLTQGRGELEPLVANDSPANQARNRRVVITVLAPGAAL; the protein is encoded by the coding sequence ATGTTGAATCAAACCGTGGCGGAACAACGGTTCGCACCGGAGGGCGCCGAGGCGGCGGCCATCCCCGCGCCGTTCGAGGCGAATAGCCTTGCGTATGAATATGCCGAACTGGCGGCCATCCAGCTGGGTGGCCTGAATCCGCTGGTACGGGCGGCCCAGCCGCTGCTGCAACTGGTGCCGCTGCTGCGCCTGACGATGACGCCACCGACCATGGAAGCATTGCGCGGCCAGCTGATGGAGATGACCAAGACCTTCGTGGCGGACTGCCAGCAGCAGCGTATTGCCGTCGAACTGCTGGCAACGGCGCGCTACTGCCTGTGCACGCTGCTGGACGAAGTCATTTCGGCCACGCCTTGGGGCGGCGGCGGCGCCTGGGCCAGCCGCAGCCTGCTGGTGACCTTTCATGGCGAGGCCGCGGGGGGCGAGCAATTCTTCAAATTGCTGCAACGGCTGGCACAGGATCCCAAGTCCAATATCGACGGCCTGGAGCTGTGCTACCTGATCCTGGCGCTGGGCCTGCAAGGACGCTACCGCCTGGTGGAAGGGGGGCGAGGCGAGCTGGAGCAATTGCGCGCCTGGTTGCGGCAGCTGATCCGTGGCCAGCGCGGGGTGCCGGAAGCGGAACTGTCGCCGCAATGGCGCGGCGTGGTGGACAGGCGCAGCCCGCTGCTGCGCATGAAGCCGCTGTGGTTGACGCTGGGCCTGGCGACGCTGGCGGTCGTCTTGCTGTACGGCGGTTTGCGCTGGCGCCTGGAGAGCGGTAACGATACGTTGCTGGCGGAGCTGCAGCAGATCGGGCTGGAAACACCGCGCAAGCCGGTGGTGGCCAAGCCGCTGCTGGAGCTACGGCTGGCGCAGTTGCTGGCACCGGAGATCGCCGCCAGGTTGCTGTCGGTGCAGGAGGGTGGGGATCGTTCGGTGGTGACCCTGTTCGGGGACGGCTTGTTCGCCTCGGGCAGCGCCGAGGTGCAGCCGGCTTACCGGCCGCTGTTGGGGCGCTTGACCGAGGCCCTTCGGACCGTGCCGGGCAGGGTGGTGATCGCTGGCCATACCGATGATCGCAAGCTGACGTCCAACCGCTTCGGCTCCAATTGGCAGCTGTCGCAGGCGCGCGCCGATGCCGTGCTGGCCATCCTGCGCCAGGCCGGCCAACCGGAACGCTTCCTGACCCAGGGCCGTGGCGAGCTGGAGCCGCTGGTTGCCAACGATAGCCCGGCCAACCAGGCCCGCAATCGCCGTGTGGTCATCACCGTGCTGGCGCCCGGCGCCGCGCTTTAA
- the tssK gene encoding type VI secretion system baseplate subunit TssK, with amino-acid sequence MFWNNKVIWSEGMLLQPQHLQQQDRYLHSLLEARCRALGGYSWGFSRLLIDEQQLGLGKLALLACEGVMPDGTPLSLPLNDDLPLPLDIPADMRDTQIVLALPLRRPGVPEVGANLHADAYARYQGAECEVHDSNEGADDSALMRVGRLRLRLAPAEQVANAYATLGVARVVERRDDNRLVLDPAYSPPCLDYRVAPRLAAFVDELAGLLHQRGDALAARLAQPGVTGTGEIADFLLLQLINRAEPLFTHFSACSGLHPEQLYRAVVQLAGELASFSQASKRSSRYPAYQHDALQQSFQPLMAELRHSLSMVMDPLAVPIALEKRKFGLSVAVLPDPSLFNTASFVLAVHADLPVEAIWSSFPAQVKIGPVEKIRDLVNLQLPGVGLRGLPVAPRQLPFHAGYSYFALDNSHELWAQLAGSAGIALHVAGEFPGLDMELWAIRR; translated from the coding sequence ATGTTCTGGAACAACAAAGTCATCTGGTCCGAAGGGATGTTGCTGCAACCACAGCATTTGCAGCAGCAGGACCGCTATCTGCACAGCTTGCTGGAAGCACGCTGCCGCGCCCTGGGGGGCTATAGCTGGGGTTTCTCGCGCCTGCTGATCGATGAGCAGCAGCTGGGCCTGGGCAAGCTGGCCTTGTTGGCCTGCGAAGGGGTGATGCCGGACGGCACGCCGCTGTCGCTGCCACTGAATGACGATCTACCGCTGCCGCTGGATATTCCAGCCGATATGCGCGATACGCAAATCGTGCTGGCCCTGCCGCTGCGCCGTCCCGGCGTGCCGGAAGTGGGCGCCAATCTGCATGCCGACGCCTACGCCCGCTATCAGGGGGCCGAGTGCGAGGTGCATGACAGCAACGAAGGGGCCGACGACAGTGCGCTGATGCGGGTAGGGCGCCTGCGGCTGCGCCTGGCGCCGGCCGAGCAGGTGGCCAATGCCTATGCCACGCTGGGCGTGGCGCGCGTGGTGGAACGGCGCGACGACAACCGCCTGGTGCTGGACCCGGCCTATTCGCCGCCCTGTCTCGACTATCGGGTGGCGCCGCGGCTGGCGGCCTTTGTCGACGAACTGGCGGGGCTGCTTCACCAGCGCGGCGATGCGCTGGCGGCCAGGCTGGCCCAACCCGGCGTCACCGGCACCGGCGAAATCGCCGATTTCCTGCTGCTGCAGCTGATCAACCGCGCCGAACCGCTGTTCACCCATTTCAGCGCCTGTAGCGGACTGCATCCGGAGCAGCTGTACCGTGCCGTGGTGCAGTTGGCCGGCGAGCTGGCCAGCTTCAGCCAGGCAAGCAAGCGCAGCTCCCGCTATCCGGCCTACCAGCACGATGCCCTGCAGCAAAGCTTCCAGCCGCTGATGGCCGAGCTGCGCCACTCGCTCAGCATGGTGATGGACCCCCTGGCGGTGCCTATCGCCTTGGAGAAGCGCAAGTTCGGCTTGAGCGTGGCGGTCTTGCCCGATCCCAGCCTATTCAATACCGCCTCGTTCGTGCTGGCGGTGCATGCCGACCTGCCGGTCGAGGCGATCTGGAGCAGCTTCCCCGCGCAGGTCAAGATCGGTCCGGTGGAAAAGATCCGCGACCTGGTCAACCTGCAACTCCCCGGCGTCGGGCTGCGCGGCCTGCCGGTGGCGCCTCGGCAACTCCCGTTCCATGCCGGCTATAGCTACTTCGCACTGGATAACAGCCATGAGCTGTGGGCGCAGTTGGCCGGCTCGGCCGGCATCGCCTTGCACGTGGCCGGCGAATTCCCCGGCCTGGATATGGAACTCTGGGCGATCCGCCGCTAA
- the tssE gene encoding type VI secretion system baseplate subunit TssE, protein MAELSSKDRLQPSLLDRLTDLEPEQRHESRESRVLSMRQLRQSVRRDLTHLLNTTHLQSRLDLSDFAPVRQSVLNFGMPELAGKTASGMKSARLAEAIAEAIRVFEPRIMPDSLKVSAINMGDANNCVSYLIEGDLWAQPYPERLYFKTDLDLEVGQVRLHEHTP, encoded by the coding sequence ATGGCCGAACTCAGCAGCAAAGACCGGCTGCAGCCCTCGCTGCTGGACCGTCTTACCGATCTCGAACCGGAGCAGCGCCACGAGTCGCGCGAGAGCCGGGTGCTGTCTATGCGGCAGCTGCGGCAAAGCGTACGGCGTGACCTGACCCACCTATTGAACACCACCCACCTGCAAAGCCGGCTCGATCTGTCCGACTTTGCGCCGGTACGGCAGTCGGTGCTGAATTTCGGCATGCCGGAACTCGCCGGCAAGACGGCCTCCGGGATGAAGTCGGCGCGTCTGGCGGAGGCCATCGCCGAGGCAATCCGCGTGTTCGAGCCGAGGATCATGCCCGATAGCCTGAAGGTCAGTGCGATCAATATGGGCGATGCCAACAATTGCGTGTCCTACCTGATCGAAGGTGATCTATGGGCGCAGCCCTATCCGGAGCGGCTCTACTTCAAGACCGACCTGGACCTGGAAGTAGGCCAGGTCCGCCTGCATGAGCACACGCCATGA
- the tssC gene encoding type VI secretion system contractile sheath large subunit, translating to MNEASATLEQAAGAEAVLGTDDFASLLQKEFKPRTDKAQEAVEQAVRTLSEQALRDASLVSSDVLGTVEALIAQIDLKLTGQINEILHCPQFQAVESAWRGLHYLVGNTETDESLKIRVMNVGKNELHKNLKKYKGAAWDQSPMFKKLYEEEYGQFGGEPYGALVADYYFDNSGPDVDLLTQVAKISAAAHAPFFAAAAPAVMLMESWQELANPRDLTKLFQTPEHAGWRSLRESEDSRYIGLAMPRFLARSPYGAKTNPVEEFSFEEDTAGANSNHYCWANSAYAMAVNINRSFKTYGWCSQIRGIESGGAVDGLPMHVFPTDDGGVDSKCPTEIAISDRREAELAKNGFMPLVHMKNSDVAAFIGAQSLHKPAEYDDPDATANANLAARLPYLFACNRFAHYLKCIVRDKVGSFKGRDDMQRWLQNWIINYVDASPLHSSDETKARKPLTDAQVVVEEVEGNPGYYTSKFYLKPHYQLEGLTVSLRLVSKLPSAKGA from the coding sequence ATGAATGAAGCAAGCGCAACACTGGAACAAGCGGCCGGCGCGGAAGCCGTCCTGGGGACGGACGACTTTGCCAGCCTGCTGCAAAAGGAATTCAAGCCGCGTACCGACAAGGCGCAGGAGGCGGTCGAACAAGCGGTGCGCACCCTGTCCGAGCAGGCGCTGCGCGATGCCAGCCTGGTGTCGTCCGATGTGCTGGGCACGGTGGAAGCCTTGATCGCCCAGATCGACCTGAAGCTGACCGGCCAGATCAACGAGATTCTCCACTGCCCGCAATTCCAGGCCGTGGAAAGCGCCTGGCGGGGCCTGCACTATCTGGTGGGCAATACCGAGACGGATGAGTCCTTGAAGATCCGGGTGATGAATGTCGGCAAGAACGAGCTGCACAAGAACCTGAAGAAGTACAAAGGGGCCGCCTGGGACCAGAGCCCGATGTTCAAGAAGCTGTACGAAGAGGAATACGGCCAGTTCGGCGGCGAGCCCTATGGCGCGCTGGTGGCCGATTATTACTTCGACAACAGCGGTCCTGACGTGGACCTGCTGACCCAGGTCGCCAAGATCAGCGCCGCTGCCCACGCCCCTTTCTTCGCTGCGGCGGCGCCGGCGGTGATGCTGATGGAAAGCTGGCAGGAGCTGGCCAATCCACGCGACCTGACCAAGCTGTTCCAGACCCCCGAACACGCCGGCTGGCGCTCGCTGCGCGAGTCGGAGGATTCGCGCTATATCGGCCTGGCCATGCCGCGCTTCCTGGCCCGCTCGCCCTATGGCGCCAAGACCAACCCGGTGGAGGAATTCAGCTTCGAGGAAGACACCGCCGGCGCCAACAGCAACCACTATTGCTGGGCCAATTCGGCCTACGCCATGGCGGTCAATATCAACCGCTCCTTCAAGACCTATGGCTGGTGCTCGCAGATTCGCGGCATCGAGTCGGGCGGTGCGGTGGATGGCCTGCCCATGCATGTGTTCCCGACCGACGACGGCGGTGTGGACAGCAAGTGCCCGACCGAGATCGCCATCAGCGACCGGCGCGAGGCCGAGCTGGCCAAGAACGGCTTTATGCCGCTGGTGCATATGAAGAATTCGGACGTGGCGGCCTTTATCGGCGCGCAGTCGCTGCACAAGCCGGCCGAATACGACGACCCGGACGCCACCGCCAACGCCAATCTGGCGGCGCGGCTGCCCTACCTGTTCGCCTGCAACCGCTTTGCCCATTACCTCAAGTGCATCGTCCGCGACAAGGTCGGTTCGTTCAAGGGCAGGGACGATATGCAGCGCTGGTTGCAGAACTGGATCATCAACTACGTCGATGCCTCGCCGCTGCACTCGTCGGACGAGACCAAGGCGCGCAAGCCCCTCACCGACGCGCAAGTGGTGGTGGAAGAGGTCGAGGGCAATCCCGGCTACTACACCTCCAAGTTCTATCTGAAGCCGCACTACCAGCTGGAGGGCCTGACGGTCTCCTTGCGGCTGGTCTCGAAGCTGCCGTCCGCCAAGGGTGCGTAA
- a CDS encoding Hcp family type VI secretion system effector translates to MAVDIHLKIQSIPGESQNEGHKEEMEILAWSWGLTQSGTMHSGTGGGAGKVGIQDISFTKYTDNASPLLVLCACKGEHLPEVILSVRKAAGTSPIDYYTITLKDVLVSSYSTGGSGGEDRFTENFSLNFASFHIQYKIQDAAGNAKAGTEAKWNIPANKSV, encoded by the coding sequence ATGGCAGTAGATATCCATCTGAAGATCCAATCCATTCCCGGCGAATCGCAGAATGAAGGCCACAAGGAAGAAATGGAAATCCTGGCCTGGAGCTGGGGCCTGACCCAGTCCGGCACCATGCACAGCGGTACCGGCGGCGGCGCCGGCAAGGTAGGTATCCAGGATATCTCCTTCACCAAGTACACCGACAACGCCAGCCCCTTGCTGGTGCTCTGCGCCTGCAAGGGCGAACACCTCCCCGAAGTGATTCTGAGCGTGCGCAAGGCAGCGGGTACATCGCCGATCGACTACTACACGATCACCCTGAAGGACGTGCTGGTTTCGTCCTATTCGACCGGTGGCAGCGGTGGTGAAGATCGCTTTACCGAGAACTTCTCGCTGAACTTCGCCAGCTTCCATATCCAATACAAGATCCAGGATGCAGCGGGCAACGCCAAAGCGGGCACGGAAGCCAAGTGGAATATTCCGGCCAACAAATCCGTTTAA
- the tssB gene encoding type VI secretion system contractile sheath small subunit: protein MAKESSQKFIARTRAPRVQIEYDVELYGAEKKVNLPFIMGVLSDLSGQPVEPLPPLAERKFLEIDSDNFDERLKSIKPRVAAQLPNTLTGEGNLGIDITFESMDDFLPAAIARKVEPLRLLLEARSQLSNLLTYMDGKTGAEELIARLLADPALMQSLSAAPKAETAAPQE from the coding sequence ATGGCCAAGGAAAGCAGCCAGAAATTCATCGCCCGTACCCGCGCGCCACGGGTACAGATCGAATACGACGTTGAACTGTATGGCGCGGAAAAGAAGGTCAACCTGCCTTTTATCATGGGGGTGTTGTCCGATCTGTCCGGTCAGCCGGTGGAACCCCTGCCGCCGCTGGCCGAGCGCAAATTCCTTGAAATCGATAGCGACAACTTCGATGAACGCCTGAAGTCGATCAAGCCGCGCGTGGCGGCGCAATTGCCCAATACGCTGACCGGAGAAGGCAATCTCGGCATCGATATCACCTTCGAGAGCATGGACGACTTCCTGCCGGCGGCCATCGCCCGCAAGGTCGAGCCCCTGCGCCTGCTGCTGGAGGCACGTAGCCAGCTGTCCAATCTGCTGACCTATATGGACGGCAAGACCGGTGCGGAGGAGCTGATCGCCCGCCTCCTGGCCGATCCGGCCTTGATGCAGAGTCTTAGCGCCGCGCCCAAGGCAGAAACCGCCGCACCGCAGGAATAA